Within the Burkholderia ubonensis genome, the region TGGGCGCCCAGTTCGCCGGCGGACGGGGCCCGGAAGCCGATCGAGCAGGTCATGCATTCGCCTTCGGCGACGCCGTCGTGCGCGATGTGCGGCGGCAGGTAGAGCATGTCGCCGGGCTCGAGCACCCATTCGTCGCTCGGTTCGAAATGCTCGAGGATCTTGAGCGGCACGCCCGGCTGCAGCGACAGGTCCCGCTGCGCGCCGATGCGCCAGCGGCGCTTGCCCTCGACCTGCAGCAGGAATACGTCGTACGAATCGAAATGGGGGCCGACGCCGCCGCCGTCGGTCGCATACGAGATCATCAGGTCGTCGAGGCGCGCGTCCGGGATGAAGCGGAAGCGGTCGAGCAGCGCGCGCGCGGCGTCGACGTGAAGATCGAGCCCCTGCACCAGCAGGGTCCAGGCCTTGCGCGTGACGGGCGGCAGCGCGTCGTCGTCGAACGGGCCGTGCGCCAGTTGCCACTTGTTACGAAAGTGCGTGATCAGGCGCGATTCGGCGTCGTAGTCGCCCGCCAGCTCGAACAGCGTGTCGCGCGAGACGGGGGGCGTCACGCCGGGGATCGCCTGGCGGATCAGCAGCGGTTTCTTCTGCCAGTAGCGGCGCATGAATTGCGCCGGGGTGAGGCCGCCGAGCAGCGGCGTGGGAAGATCGGGTGGCGGCGCGCCGACCGAGGCGGCTGTGCCGTCCAGCGGTTCGGCTTGAGACCGTTTGCGCATCGTATAATGAGAGTTGTATTTGGGAGAATTGGATG harbors:
- a CDS encoding cupin domain-containing protein — encoded protein: MRKRSQAEPLDGTAASVGAPPPDLPTPLLGGLTPAQFMRRYWQKKPLLIRQAIPGVTPPVSRDTLFELAGDYDAESRLITHFRNKWQLAHGPFDDDALPPVTRKAWTLLVQGLDLHVDAARALLDRFRFIPDARLDDLMISYATDGGGVGPHFDSYDVFLLQVEGKRRWRIGAQRDLSLQPGVPLKILEHFEPSDEWVLEPGDMLYLPPHIAHDGVAEGECMTCSIGFRAPSAGELGAQFLYYLAERGGLRSGARSDDLYRDPKQPAVETPAHLPPAMVERVAAIVNGIKWREQDVAEFLGCYLSEPKSNVVFDPPARPLSEAAFAAQAARRGVCLDRRAALMYNARSYFINGEEGPLDQAAKWLPELANQRRMEAKRFVTLSRDPSMTALLHEWYCAGWIRVGSRD